Proteins found in one Coffea eugenioides isolate CCC68of chromosome 5, Ceug_1.0, whole genome shotgun sequence genomic segment:
- the LOC113770203 gene encoding peroxisomal 2,4-dienoyl-CoA reductase: protein MESPFKGGVLKGKVALLTGGASGIGFEISRQFGIHGASIAVMGRRKSVLDSAVSSLQSLGIPAVGFDGDVRKQEDAKRVVESTVKHFGKLDILVNAAAGNFLVSPEDLSPNGFRTVLDIDSVGTFTMCHEALKYLKKGGPGRRSSSGGLILNISATLHYTASWYQIHVSAAKAAVDSLTRSLALEWGTDYDIRVNGIAPGPISDTTGMSKLSPEEISSKAREYMPLYKLGEKWDIAMSALYLASDAGKYVNGTTIAVDGGLWLSRPRHIPKDAVKQLSRTVENRSRATPVGLPTSKL from the exons ATGGAGTCTCCTTTCAAGGGAGGTGTACTCAAAGGCAAGGTAGCCCTCTTGACTGGAGGTGCCTCCGGAATTGGGTTCGAGATCTCCCGTCAGTTCGGCATCCATGGTGCCTCTATTGCCGTCATGGGCCGTCGCAAGTCCGTCCTCGACTCCGCCGTCTCTTCTCTTCAATCCCTCGGTATTCCG GCGGTTGGCTTCGACGGGGATGTCCGCAAGCAGGAAGATGCAAAAAGAGTTGTGGAGTCAACTGTCAAGCATTTTGGGAAGCTTGATATTCTTGTCAATGCTGCAGCTGGCAATTTTCTTGTGTCGCCTGAGGATTTATCTCCAAATGGGTTTCGAACAG TATTGGATATTGATTCAGTTGGCACATTTACTATGTGCCATGAAGCACTCAAATATCTTAAAAAAGGTGGACCTGGAAGACGCTCATCTAGTGGTGGGTTGATATTGAATATCAGTGCCACTTTACATTACACTGCATCTTGGTATCAAATCCATGTATCTGCAGCTAAG gCTGCTGTTGATTCACTCACTAGAAGTTTAGCTCTGGAGTGGGGTACGGATTATGATATCAGAGTTAATGGGATTGCTCCAGGTCCAATAAGTGATACAACTGGCATGAGTAAACTTTCACCTGAGGAGATTAGTAGCAAAGCAAGAGAGTACATGCCACTCTACAAACTTGGGGAGAAGTGGGATATTGCCATGTCTGCTCTCTACCTTGCATCAGATGCTG GCAAGTATGTTAATGGAACAACCATTGCAGTTGATGGAGGATTATGGTTGAGCCGCCCTCGCCATATACCAAAGGATGCTGTTAAACAGCTTTCGCGTACAGTGGAGAACAGATCAAGAGCCACGCCTGTTGGGCTTCCTACCAGCAAACTGTAG